The Fibrobacter sp. UWEL genome includes the window GACGTAGATGTTAAGGCTGTTGCAAAGGGCACTCCTGGTCTTGCTGGTGCAGACCTGGAAAACCTGGTGAACGAAGCCGCCTTGATGGCCGCCCGATTCAACAACAAGAAGGTGACCATGCTGGACTTCGAAGAAGCCCGCGACAAGCTTTCCATGGGCGCAGAACGCCGTACCTTACTCATGACCGACGAGGAAAAGCGCCACACCGCCTATCACGAAGCTGGCCACGCCCTCATGACCTTGCTGTGCAAGCATTCCGACCCGTTGCACAAGATTACCATCATTCCTCGTGGACGCGCCCTGGGCGTGACCATGAGTCTGCCGGAACGCGACCAAGTTTCCTACAGTCGTGAATATGCTGAAGAACGCATCATGATCATGATGTCTGGTCGTCTGGCTGAAATGATTTTCTTCAACCATCAGAGCACGGGTGCATCTAACGACATCCAGCGAGCAACGGAACTTGCCCGCAAGATGATTACGGAATGGGGTTTCGACGAAGAAATCGGTCCCGTATGCTACAGCCGTACCGATGGCGAAGTCTTCCTGGGCCGCGAAATCAGCAAGCCTAAGGAAATGTCCGAAATGATGGCAGAAAAGATTGACAATGCAGTCAACACTCTCATCAAGAATTTGGACAAGCGTGCTAAGGACTTGCTGGAAGAAAACCGCGAACAGCTGAAGACTTTGGCAGAAGCCCTCTTTGAATTCGAAGTTCTGGACCGCGAAGAAATTGACCGCGTTATGGCAGGCGAAAAGCTGGAAGGCACCAAGAAGAGCCGCCAATACAAGGCTATGGAAGAACTCGCCGCCAAGAAGGAAAAGGAAGACACCCCTCCTCCTGATCCGGGTAAGCAGCCGCCGGTTGCACCCGTACCCGACGCACCCGTCAGTGAAGTGAAGCCGGCACCTGCAGAAGGCAACCATACCGCTGATGCTAGTGTCGCTGCAGATACCTCCTCCGAAAGCGAAGCTCATTCCGAAGAACAGAACCCTCAGGCATAATCGAGATTTTAAAATGTTGAATCAGTTGCTATCCAAGTCACGCGCCCTGCCCTGGAAGATTGGCGACCAGGTGGAATCCTGCATTCCGACCCCGCTAATCATGGGCATCGTAAACGTTACTCCGGATAGTTTCTTTGACGGCGGTCAACACAACACCCTGGAGGCCGCCTACCAGCATTCCCTAAAGCTTCTGGACGAAGGCGCCCGCATTCTGGACATTGGCGGCGAAAGCAGTCGTCCCGGAAGCAAGCCCGTTCCCGTAGATGAAGAACTGGAACGCGTTTGCCCGCTGGTGGAACGCCTTGCCCCTCTGGCAAAGGAACGTGACTTTTACATTTCCATCGATACCGTAAAGTCCAAGGTAGCTCTGGAAACCATGAAGCTTGGCGCTCACATCATCAACGACATTAGCGCCTTGACCATGGATCCTAACATGGCTCAGACAGTAGCGGATACAGGGGCAGCCGTTGTGCTGAACCACATTCGCGGAAACTTCGGCACCATGCAGCAGGACTTCAAGCCCTACGAAAACGTGGTGAAGGAAGTTCACGACGAACTGATGGACCAGGTGCTGAAGCTCTTGGCTCTGGGCGTAGACCCTCAAAAGATTTGTCTTGATCCGGGTATTGGATTCGGAAAGACCCCGCAGGATAACGTGGACCTGATGAAATCCGTGGAAGATTTCCTGACGGATGGTTACCCCGTCCTGATCGGATCTTCCAGAAAGTCCTACATCGGCAAGATGAAGGGGCTTGAAAATAGCGACCGCCTGATTCCTACCGTGACCGCAGGCATTGTTGCAGCCCTTGGTGGCGCAAGCTGCATTCGCGTTCACGACGTGAAGGAAGCAAAAGAATCTATGCTTTATCTGGAGGCCATGAGTAATGGTTCTATTTAAGCTATTCGATATTATTGACGTCCGTATGGCAGACATCCTGGATGTGCTGCTGGTCTCCATCATCGTCTACTACATCTTCTTGCTGTTCCGAGGAACTCGTGCTGCACAGATGTTGTTCGGCGGCCTGTTACTGATCCTCGTGTGGTTCATTGCCCAATGGTGGGAACTGCATACCATCGCCTGGATTATCAGCAACCTTGCAACCCTAGGTATTGTAGCCATCGTGATTTTGTTCCAGCCGGAAATTCGAAGTGCACTGACTCGAATTGGCCAGGCAGCCAGTAAGCTGGATTTCAAGACCATCTTCTTCCATTCCAGCGGTCTGGACGAAATCACCAAGACCATTACCGTTGCCGTACAGGATTTGGCAAAGACAAAGACTGGTGCATTGATCGTTCTTGAAAAGCGAGTGGGCCTGAAGAACTATGCCGACACCGGTGAAATTCTCAACGCAGAAATCAGCTCCAGACTTCTCCGCGCCTTGTTCTTCCCCAACTCCGCCCTTCATGACGGCGCAGTCATTGTCAACAGCAAGCGCATTGTTGCTGCAGGCTGTATCTTGCCTATGCCTACCGGCAACGCCGAAAAGGAAGCGGGTTATGGTATGCGCCACCGCGCAGCAAAGGCCTTGGCCGCAGAATGTGATGCGCTTGTGATTGTTGTTTCCGAAGAAACCGGTTTCATCTCTATCGCCTATCGAAACACTCTGAGACGCAATATTAGCGTTCAGGAATTGAAGCACGAAATTATCCGTCACTGGGGTGAACTGTTCAACGATGTCCGTGATCAAAAGACCGACGGTGCAGCAGAACAGGCAGAATAAAAAACACAGAACTTTGTATTCGAGAAGACTATGGATCAACAGAATAATCAGCAGAACGCAAACCAGCAGAACAAGAAGTCTAACAAGACTCGCAATACCATCATCCTGTTGGTAATGTTCCTTTTGCTGGTGGCCCTCTTTGTAGTGCAGTGCCATCTGGATGACGTAAAGCAGGAAGCTATCGCCAAGGCTCAGGAAACAGAACTGGAAGCACAGCGCCGCCATAAGTTGGACAGCATCCTCCAGGCAGAAAAACTTCGTGCCGACAGTCTCCGCGCAGCCCAGGTCGTTGACTCCGCCAAGGCAGATACCGTCCCCGCCGTTGACACCACTCCGGCAGCACCGAAGCCCGTCATCAACCGCGACAGCATCCGTCACGTCCGTGATAGCATCAAGCATGTAAACGACAGCATTGCCGCAGTCAACAAGGCCATCGCCGACAGCATCGCCGCAGCAGAAAAGGCTCAGGCCGAAGAAGCCGAAAAACAGCGCATTCAGGATAGCATCCGCAACTCCGACAAGGTTCCGCCGGTTGCCGAAATCGCACCTCCCGCAGGTCG containing:
- the folP gene encoding dihydropteroate synthase encodes the protein MLNQLLSKSRALPWKIGDQVESCIPTPLIMGIVNVTPDSFFDGGQHNTLEAAYQHSLKLLDEGARILDIGGESSRPGSKPVPVDEELERVCPLVERLAPLAKERDFYISIDTVKSKVALETMKLGAHIINDISALTMDPNMAQTVADTGAAVVLNHIRGNFGTMQQDFKPYENVVKEVHDELMDQVLKLLALGVDPQKICLDPGIGFGKTPQDNVDLMKSVEDFLTDGYPVLIGSSRKSYIGKMKGLENSDRLIPTVTAGIVAALGGASCIRVHDVKEAKESMLYLEAMSNGSI
- the cdaA gene encoding diadenylate cyclase CdaA — protein: MVLFKLFDIIDVRMADILDVLLVSIIVYYIFLLFRGTRAAQMLFGGLLLILVWFIAQWWELHTIAWIISNLATLGIVAIVILFQPEIRSALTRIGQAASKLDFKTIFFHSSGLDEITKTITVAVQDLAKTKTGALIVLEKRVGLKNYADTGEILNAEISSRLLRALFFPNSALHDGAVIVNSKRIVAAGCILPMPTGNAEKEAGYGMRHRAAKALAAECDALVIVVSEETGFISIAYRNTLRRNISVQELKHEIIRHWGELFNDVRDQKTDGAAEQAE